CGGCAACAACTTGGTCGTAAACGCCATTGTTCTTGATAGAGCCGCCGCCATAAATGACTAATACTTTTTTATCTTGTGGGATAGATGTTGCGATGGCAGCGATTTGACCTTGGCCAAAATGAATTTGGGTAGGATTAACATAAGAAAATTTCATTGCTGTACCTCATTGGTTCCAAAAGAAGAATGCCCTGTTTTTTACAAAGCTTATTATTTCAATAAGTGTATATTAGTCTTGAACTGTAACTTTAGAAAGGTGAATTACTGTATTTTTATTGCCTATTTCTACAATTGGCTGTATTTTTTAAAACAGAAGTAAATAGATGTGATCATAGTCTAATAAAGGAAAAATGATGAAATCTCTTGGTGATTTAATGCAAAGTTATGCCGACAGCTATGGTTTTAATGATCTTGAAGGGATCAGGGAAACGGCAGTACCCGGAGTGTGGTTTTATCGCAGTAGCAAAGGGAATCAACGGCAACCATTTGTTTACCAATCAGGGATTATTGTTATGGGGCGTGGGCATAAGCACATACATATCGGTAATCAACCTGTTCATTATGGTCCTGATGATTATTTGGTTGTTGGTGTCCCAATGCCATTAGAGTGTGAAGCCTTTCCAGAAAAAGGTGAACCATTATTGGGATTAAGTATTGATGTTGATTCGGCCTTACTGCATCGATTAGTGAGTGAATTAGAAAATGCCAATTTTCAGGTTTCAGCGCATTCTGAGCAAGACGGCTTTGGATTAATATCGGTTAAAATGGCTGATGATATGCTTGAGAGCTGTAAGCGTTTAATGCTCGCTTTACACAGTGATTTAGACACTCAAATGCTCGGAGAGTCATTACTTACTGAGATTGTTTATCGAGTGCTTACTGGTCCTGAAGGACACGTATTATTTAACCTTGCTCATCATGACAGTCAATATGCTCGTGTAGCAAAAGCCTTAAACAAAGTGCACCAATCCTACGCTGATGGGCTTACGGTTCAGAATTTGGCTGAAGAAGCGAACATGAGTGTTTCTGCGTTTCATTCGGCATTCAGAAAAGTGACACTAGAGTCACCATTGCAGTATTTAAAGAAAGTCCGTTTGAATAAAGCGAAAGAGCTTATTCAATTGGAAGGTCGAAGAGTAAATGATGCTGCTCACCTTGTAGGTTATACCAGTACATCTCAATTTAGCCGTGAGTTTAAGCGTCATTTTAATATGACGCCAAAGGGCAGTGTAGCGTAAGCATTTTATACAAAAAAATAGTCACTTATCTTGGAGTCTACAATGTCAAACAGCGTATTTATGGCAACAAGTTTAGACGGATATATTGCAGATAAGAATGGCGGTATTGATTGGTTACATACAATACCAAATCAAGATCAAAATTCGATGGGGTATGTAGAATATTTTGACCGTATTGATGCAATGGTTATGGGACGAAATACGCTTGATATGGTATTAGGTTTTGGTGTCGATTGGCCGTATTCCAAACCTGTTTTTGTATTAAGCAATACAATGACCTCCGTCCCTGCTGGTTACGAAGATAAAATTTTTTTAGTTAAAGGCCCATTAAAAGAGGTTATTAAAGGTATCAATGAGCAAGGATTTGAACATTTATACATTGATGGTGGTGTGACGATTCAAAGCTTCTTAAAAGAAGATCTGATTGATGAAATGATCATTACCACTATTCCGGTACTTTTAGGTGGTGGATCGCCTCTGTTTGGTGATTTAAACGCTCCCTTAAATTTCAAATTCGTGAAGAATGAGGTTTTTCTTAATGCCATCGTTCAGAATCATTTTGTGCGAGAGCGTTGAGTTATTTTTTTTGAATAAAAAAAAGGTCTGCAATTATGCAGACCTTCGTTTGTTTAGTACGTATTTATTATTGCTTATAAGTATGTAAGAAACGCTCTAAGCGTCCGATCGCAACTTCTAAGTCATCTACGCGAGGCAGTGTAACGATACGGAAGTGATCAGGTGTTGGCCAGTTAAAACCGGTACCTTGAACGAGTAATACTTTTTCTTTGATCAAGAAATCCAGTACGAATTTTTGGTCATCTTTAATTTTATACATCTTAGGATCAAGTTTAGGAAACAAGTACATTGCGCCCTTTGGCTTAACACAACTCACGCCTGGAATTTGTGTGATTAATTCATACGCTTTATCACGTTGCTCCAATAAACGACCACCCGGAAGCAGAAGTTCATTAATACTTTGATAACCACCCAATGCGGTTTGAATAGCATGCTGCATTGGTACGTTGGCACATAAGCGCATTGAAGCCAACATATCAAGACCTGCAATATACCCTTGAGCATGATCTTTAGGGCCATTCAAGAACATCCAGCCACCACGGAAACCACAAACACGATAAGCTTTAGATAAACCGTTAAATGTTACGGTAAGTAAATCGGGTGCTAGTGTCGCCAATGTCGTGTGAATTGCGCCGTCATAAAGAACTTTGTCATAAATTTCATCAGCAAAAATGATCAAATTGTTTTGACGAGCAATTTCGACTATTTGCAATAAGAAGTCACGGCTGTATACCGCACCGGTTGGATTGTTTGGGTTAATTAATACAATCCCTTTGGTGTTCGGTGTGATTTTCTTTTTGATGTCGTCAAGATCTGGGTACCAATCAGCACCTTCATCACATAAGTAATGAACAGGATTACCACCAGATAACGATACTGCCGCAGTCCATAAAGGATAGTCAGGAGCAGGAACCAGCATTTCGTCGCCATTGTTAAGTAACGCTTGCATTGCCATTACGATTAATTCAGAAGCCCCGTTACCGATGTACACATCTTCGACGTCAAGATCTAATAAACCACGACGTTGATAGTGTTGTACAACCGCTTTACGCGCTGAATAAATGCCTTTTGAGTCACCGTAACCTTGTGAGGTTGGTAGGTTTTTAATTACATCAACAAGGATTTCTTCAGGGGCGTCAAAACCAAACTGGGCGGGATTCCCAATGTTTAGTTTAAGAATTTTCTGCCCTTCTTCTTCCATTCTTTTAGCATGTTTAAGAACAGGACCGCGAATGTCGTAGCATACACTGCTAAGTTTTGATGACATTGCAATATTTTGCATGGTTTAACCTTGTTGATATAAAAAACGATATAAGCCCAAATTACACTATTTCTTATAGACTGAGAAACAATTTTTAGAAAAAAATCGTGTAAAAATGGCTCTTGCAGTATTTACGTCTGGAGGGTGAGGATAATTTAGATTGATTTAGCCTTCACAAAGAGACACATTTTGATACCAGTTTTATTTTTTAGACATACTATTGATGTGAATTATTTTTTATTTGCTGCACTTTTGCTAGAATCACTACATCTAACAAGGAAATAGCAA
The Aliivibrio salmonicida LFI1238 genome window above contains:
- a CDS encoding pyridoxal phosphate-dependent aminotransferase, with the translated sequence MQNIAMSSKLSSVCYDIRGPVLKHAKRMEEEGQKILKLNIGNPAQFGFDAPEEILVDVIKNLPTSQGYGDSKGIYSARKAVVQHYQRRGLLDLDVEDVYIGNGASELIVMAMQALLNNGDEMLVPAPDYPLWTAAVSLSGGNPVHYLCDEGADWYPDLDDIKKKITPNTKGIVLINPNNPTGAVYSRDFLLQIVEIARQNNLIIFADEIYDKVLYDGAIHTTLATLAPDLLTVTFNGLSKAYRVCGFRGGWMFLNGPKDHAQGYIAGLDMLASMRLCANVPMQHAIQTALGGYQSINELLLPGGRLLEQRDKAYELITQIPGVSCVKPKGAMYLFPKLDPKMYKIKDDQKFVLDFLIKEKVLLVQGTGFNWPTPDHFRIVTLPRVDDLEVAIGRLERFLHTYKQ
- a CDS encoding dihydrofolate reductase family protein; the encoded protein is MSNSVFMATSLDGYIADKNGGIDWLHTIPNQDQNSMGYVEYFDRIDAMVMGRNTLDMVLGFGVDWPYSKPVFVLSNTMTSVPAGYEDKIFLVKGPLKEVIKGINEQGFEHLYIDGGVTIQSFLKEDLIDEMIITTIPVLLGGGSPLFGDLNAPLNFKFVKNEVFLNAIVQNHFVRER
- a CDS encoding AraC family transcriptional regulator, whose translation is MKSLGDLMQSYADSYGFNDLEGIRETAVPGVWFYRSSKGNQRQPFVYQSGIIVMGRGHKHIHIGNQPVHYGPDDYLVVGVPMPLECEAFPEKGEPLLGLSIDVDSALLHRLVSELENANFQVSAHSEQDGFGLISVKMADDMLESCKRLMLALHSDLDTQMLGESLLTEIVYRVLTGPEGHVLFNLAHHDSQYARVAKALNKVHQSYADGLTVQNLAEEANMSVSAFHSAFRKVTLESPLQYLKKVRLNKAKELIQLEGRRVNDAAHLVGYTSTSQFSREFKRHFNMTPKGSVA